The nucleotide sequence tggatttgatatctcactttatcactacccgaaggagtcttcaagctgctaacattctcctttcccttcctccctgtgaggtgagtggggctgaaagacttcaaagaagtgtgactagaccaaggtcacccagcagctgcatggggaggagcggagacgcgaacccggttccccagataacgagtctaccactcttaaccactacaccacactggctctccagcgagatgagcgctgcaactccagagtcgtccgcgactggacctaacggtcaggggtccctttaccctttaacgCTGATTACTATCTCCTGATAGGGGCACGACCAATCACATCAAACACCACGGGGAGGGGGAGTGGAACGGATGGAAATCAGCTAATTGGCGGATATGGAATTGCACCTGACGATTATGTGGGCGGCAGTTCCCGCCCAGAGAGGCATGGGAGGGGTGAGCCCACTTTGTAAATGCCCAGGAACGGCACTGCAGGGGCGATGGCaagcgtgcccacagagagggcttcAGGGCCCACTCTGGCATGCATtccataggttcgccaccgctTAGCTAGACTGAGCTTGGAGCAACTGGGTTGGTGggaaaggattattattattattattattattattattattattattattatttgctggagTGGGTCTTTTCCTCAGACTGAATTGCTGTTAAACCCTGACGCTTAGGATGGCATGTGCCATGGCTGGTTGGGCATCCCAGGTTCTTGTGTTGGTACCCTAAGGCTGGCATCCCACCCCCCGAATGGCCTGTGTCTGTGTGGCATTCTGGCTCTAGCATTCATAGGACCTGGGGGacgagggttcgaatccccactcagctacgaTGCTCTTGTTGGGTGATCTTGGACCGATTGCTATCTTTCAgcttggcctacctcacagggctgtagtGAGGATGGAACTGGGTTGGGGGAGAACCATTCCCGTCACATGGACCTTCGGGGGGGGTAAAGGTGGGATCTGAATGTCACAGTAAACAACTATTTCAAGAATACAGAGGACATGATTGCAGAATTGCATGCACAGAAGAAGGTTTATTGTTACTACGGAGGAAGACAGGAgctggccagagagagagagagaatgagcagACACTTGCAAAGGTTTGCATTTCCATGATGTGGTCTGGGAAAAGGGGTTCCAAAGTTGGCCCCATCACTTTGCAAAGCACAAGGAAAGCTTCGTTTACTCAGCTAACCGGTCCACAAAAGCATCTCATCTCTTTGCAGAAAAGTGAGACAGATTTCACATCTCATGGGGCAAATTTCCCAGTTTCCGGGGATGTACTGTTGCTCTCAAGCTTTGGGTTTGGCAAGGTCTTAGTGGACTCGAGAGTccaaactgtatttattttgggAAACCCCTCTTGTTTTTTTCTGCTCTAGGCCAatagaggaagggagggaatagATTTCCTGCAGGTGAACAGAGCAGTTGGGAAAGGGGGCTGGCCTCGGACCTGTCAGGAAGCTGGAGGTCTTTGGGTGTTCCTCTCAGGCCCAAGGTGGCATTTCAGGCATAATAGGTACCCTTGTATTTGCACAGGAATGGCAAGGCAGCCGTACAGGAACGCTGGATCCATTTCCGGGAACCTGCAGGGCAGAAGGTTGAGAGTGAATGTTAGGGAGTGCCCAGAAACTGGGAGAGAATGtagacttgcttttgagtaaattAAGTATTTCCTTCCCAGTTTCAAAGGGATGGCCAATTACTGGGAAAAGCAATGAAGAGCATTTGTAAACACACAGATTTCCATGTATTTTGAACAATCCTTTCTAGTTCTGCCACCTGTGGGGGAGGGGCAGCACGCAAGGCACACGGTCTGTGAGATCTTTGTGACATTTGAGATGTTTTCAAGCATTCCCCACACCTGCATGAATGAAACTTCACCAAAGCCTTCTAACAAAAGGCTGGATTCCgcatttaaattaaattactCCTTTGCACTGGTGCCCTGTCCTTGAGTAAAGGACCGCTCTAGACTTACCCCACCCACGCCTAACGGGGGtaagaatttaaaaacaaaaatacagtccAGGTGATATGAAGTGCCAAGTGTTAGGAGGAGATTCGTGGGGTTCACTTTCTGGATCCCAATTCCTCTCCCATCAGTTTCTCTGCCAAGTCTTCCCTGCACAGGAGTAAGTAAATCTTTCTAttcattttttcccattctttcttttcttttcttttggttctAGCACTTAAAGTAGTTTTATTTAATTCCAGGAAAGGTTACttggcagtttttatttttattttttgaaatgaacCTTTTAGGCTTCCCATTTTGCCCATCCCTGAAGAGTCCACCTCAGTTCCAGCTTTGCAGGCCAGTTTTTGGGTCCCCAAAAccttttattctctcccccccccccccggtcttgaCATTCAGCATAACCTTTTAGGGACATTGCATTATTCAAAATTGTCTCAGAGTTACAGTCAGATAATTCTTGCTTTGGGGCTGTTATTGACctctctgctccctccccccaaccccccccataGGTTTCAACCTTTTTGATCAAATCTCCAGCTACACCATCTTCCCAttcatgtattttgtggtttctttCTATGAAGAACtcaatatgtaatttttaaattttctttttctttggttattgttttttctttcattgttcttttttcctttttgtatctgatgtaataaagttaatatagtatttttcaaaaataataataataataattaaaaataaataaataaacaaaccatctTCCCATTCTTAAGTTGACTTCACCACATTTCACAGCAATTTTTgtgattcttcttttttaaaagatcctCATCAGCGTCTTAGGGCCACTTTCACTTCCTGACcatgagagctgttggacagtggaatttgctgccaaggagtgtggtggagtctccttctttggaggtctttaagcggaggcttgacagccatctgtcaggaatgctttgatggtgtttcctgcttggcagggggttggactggatggcccttggggtctcttccaactctacgattctatgattctatgattcaactaGTAGACACATGATTTCCCTCAATACAACGGACCTTTGCATGGTTTTTTGCATATGTTAGCATTTTTTAAGCAAACTTTTGATCCAAGTGTAtgcgtttttgtacacattagtggagaactgcattgcaacattcagagtGTCTGAGGATGGCTCTGTTTTAGTTCCCCTCAATTCCTTGAATGGAATgggtccccccctccttccccagtcTCTcttcctgcatacctgaaggagtcaGGGAGACACATTCGCCTGCATAGGTGGAGGTGTTAATTCTCTTTCCATCCCAGAGGGGTTGAGACAGGTCAGATCCATCGCTCCATTCCCAGATATTCTGGAGAGAGAGACCAATCCAGACGTCGCTAGAGCCCTGGTTTTGCAGGTAATGGAAAACAAAGTTTGCTTCCCTTGCAGAAAGAATGGAGGCCAGCTGGGACCCATGTCTCTTCTGGCAGCTGAcctgcagagagaagaaaaaggggCAACCAGTGAGATACtgcccaagttaaaacagtacaacgcatcatcagagatctacagcctctcctagacaatgacagttctctttctcaagctctgggaggaagacccttcatcgcctacagacagccacccaatcttaaacaactcctcacccacaataatactacaaccagacttaacacggacactggcaccagagcctgcaataaacccagatgccaactttgctgccacataaacccggacaacaccattactggtcccaacaacatcaaacataccatctcaggactattcaattgctcatcttctaacattgtgtatgccatcaaatgccaacagtgcccttcggctctctatattggacaaacaggccaaaccctacgccaaaggggaaatggacacaaatctgacatcaggaatcacaagacagagaaaccagtaggagaacacttcaatctcccaggacattctatacaagatctcaaagtagctgttttattaaaaaggaatttcagaaatagactggaaagagaagttgctgaattgcaagtTTGCAGCTCATtaacaaacttaaaaccatggagagacctggtctgaacaaagacattggattcttatctcattatacatgacaaagctatttttagccatctcaccccttgctttttcctgtaagacagGTTTTCCACGTctgtcagccaatcacccattcctgccacccttctgagtaatacccctccccaccctctcactatatataaggttctggtgacttctatttcagtgtatctgaagatgtgtgcatgcacatgaaagctcataccaagaacaaacttagttggtctctaaggcagtgtttttcaaccactgttccgcggcacactagtgtgccgcgagatgttgcctggtgtgccgtgggaaaaattgaaaaattcaagagaattattttatatatagtcaatataggcacagagttaatttttttaacattttctaatggtggtgtgccttgtgatttttttcatgaaacaagtgtgcctttgcccaaaaaagtttgaaaaacactgctctaaggtgctactggaaggaatttttttattttttgttttgttatgttacggaaattatggggggggggtcacctaagcaaagtctcttcccgagtaaactcatttggggtatggagtgatgcccttaaggggacccatctctctgccatgatccagtaggtgagagaccaggtacacagggaaatgcctcagcaggtaatctctgggtgcttcaggctaatatccctcaaccagaatcccattgttctctcccagataagtgctcaaggtatccttgccaacacccattcacacttctcagggctatctccctgatactgctctgtttcccccatatgctaatcttgtttttcctatatgtaaatcatgtataacccttccctttcgtgatgtagtgatgatgtagtaatgatgtttccaaattgtattctgggatatgataggagttttaaaaagttcttgtaacgctgctctgggtgtgcagtttgactgtaacctattgtgaAATAAACcgtgtcttgtccttgctccagtggctggacttcttttatttaactccgcagaaaccagtgggcctatccccaagggccaggtggctgggcagttccacacctgggattttccattaCAGTTATGCTGCCCACAGTTGACCCATATCAGTGCCAGACACCCGAGCCTGGCTTCGGTGGCAGCGGCAGGAATAGAGAGTGTTTGGGGCAGCAGGAAAACTGCATTGGACCGATGTGGCTGCTGCTCCAATGAGACAGAGAGTGCTCATTTTGGACAGCTGCACAAGACTGCAGGGGCTCAGGCTGCAGCTGTGCCTGGTTCTAGAATCACTCCACAGCTGCATGGCAGGAAGAAAATGCCAGTCCTAAGTACATGCAGCTTGAGCAATCACAACCTTTGCAGCCTGTCAAAGTGCCATTCATCCTggtggtgcaggaggagacttCTACAGCTAGGGGATGGCGACTCTCAGTTCTAACCCTTTCGTTCAGCagggtacagtcatacctcgcgtTGCGTATTCTCCGTGTTGTGTACGTTCGAGTTACGCAGCTCTGCGACCCGGAAGTCATCCACGGAGCGCGcataagcgttctgcgcacttcgcacgtgcgcagaagcgcaaaaacccgcgaacttccgggttttttctttttcttttttgttcgttCGCGTTACGCACGCCCGGGTTATGTGGCgcgacctggaacggatcgcgtacgtaacacggggtaccactgtacttgaaactTGACCTTGTGTAGAAATGAGCTCTTTCCAACACAAGAATGCACTTCAAAATTTTGCTGCAGGACAATTTCTTATACAGTACTAGTTACAATAAGGTAAATGTTACAAAACAGCGAAGTAACACATTGCCAACAAGCCACGAGGTCTGGTCCTTTATGCAGTTTTGTACACCTTCCTCTCTCTGGTCCCGGAGAGAGACCCTAAGCTTGAGCATCATTGCAGAACTTCTCTGCAACCCTGCTGCTGGCTATCTCAGACAAAATACCGAAAAAACACAGAGGCTTCTCCTGCTTTGAGAGCTCTGCAGCTCCTGTTTCTAGATCAGGTAGCTTATATCACCCTAATGGAAAAAAATGCCACCATTCCCTGACTCTTTCGCCAGAGTGGAACCTTTTTGCCTACAGAAGATTTCCCAttacagcattttaaatgcaATGCATTCAAACACAGCATTTCATGTGCATTAAATTTATAACTTCAACCTTCTGCACCTAGGACCTAGTGCTTTCACCTTTAATAGTCATGTAGAAGATCTCAGCAAGTGAAAGCTGCATGATACACCCACTTCTATCCAACAATGGAAGGTGCAGGAGCCAGATCCATACAGAACTTATTTGAGGCCTGGAGCAAGAATCTTGTTCTTGGCATAACTGCTAGGGccctggctgccccccccccccccggccatcttAACACCTTGGGCAGAGCAAAGGATCAGCTCCGTATCATTGTGCATGTGGAAGCTCTCCAGATCTTCCTGGAGGTTTGGTGCCATAGCTGGCTAGAGCGCTTTGGAACCATTGTAAAATGCTCCACCATGAACagggagcaataataataataataataataattatttatttgtaccccgcccatctggctgggtctccccagccactctgggcagcttccaacatatatcaca is from Lacerta agilis isolate rLacAgi1 chromosome 10, rLacAgi1.pri, whole genome shotgun sequence and encodes:
- the LOC117054066 gene encoding lithostathine-like, with amino-acid sequence MPLAGINVADILFSQENQKMGQVVYLGLCLLGCLILNPLVEGAANRTQSARAHCPPGAIFYRKYCYQYFSSSLSWDEAEVSCQKRHGSQLASILSAREANFVFHYLQNQGSSDVWIGLSLQNIWEWSDGSDLSQPLWDGKRINTSTYAGECVSLTPSGSRKWIQRSCTAALPFLCKYKGTYYA